The Nodosilinea sp. FACHB-141 nucleotide sequence TCCATGGGTGGGCGGAGGCAATGAAGAATAAGGTGAAACGTCGTGGGGGCACACCACAAATACGAGCGTTCAGAGCAAATCTGGGGACTAGTAATGGTGAAAGATCCCCCCTAAACCCCCTTTTTGAAGGGGGTGTGCTCTCCGCCATGGGGCGCTACATCAAAACGGCTTTCAGATCGGCTAGGGTGCGCTTGATTTCGAGCATCAGCAGGCCTTGCTTGGCCGCTTTGTCGGCCAGCACCAGGAACACGGCGTCTTCGCCGCAGCTGGTGAGAATGCCGTAGCCTTTGTCGCCCTCGACAAAAATGCGATCGATGCCGCCGCGGGCTAGCTCGCTGCCAATGCGATCGCCCAGGGACAGCATGGCAGCCGACATAGCTGAAACCCGTTCTTCATCCATGCCGCCAGGTAGGCTGGCCGCCAAAGGCAGACCGTCGGGGGTGACCACTGCTGCCCCTTGAATGTCGGTGGTAGAGGTGACAAAGCTTTGCAAAATGTTGGTGAGTTTTTCGGTGCTAATCGCCATGGTTAGTTCTCTCTTTGGTTAAGGAAAATGAGGGTAATAAAGCTGAAGTAAAATCAACAGAAAAGGCGTGCGGGGCGCTACATTGCCGTGGCACCGGTTTTGACCAGCCGTCTGAAGAGACCCTCAGACCAGCCTGTTTCTTGCAGCACCGCTGCCGAAGAAACTTCGATATAGGCTTGCTCAATAAAGGCCAGATCGACCATGCAAATTTTGGCTAGGGCATCGCGCAGCTGGTCGTTTTTGCCGTCGGTCTGGGCGCGCTTGCCAGCCTCATGTACAACCACAGCCATGGCAGGCACCACGTGCTGGGGGCCGATGCCGATACGCACGTGAATTAGACCAATGCGCCAGCGCCGCTCAGCGTAGGCATCACCCCAGTTATCCATACCGGTGAACATCTCATGGAACCAGTCCACAAAGGTTTCGCGCAGCCGGTGAATTCGGCCCTCAGACTCGTTGAGAATGGCGCTCATCTCGGCGTCGCGACCTAGATATTCATAGAAGTAGTCGGCCATTTCTGGGGCGATTTCTAAACCCCAATCAGCTGTGGATTGAAGTACTTTACGGTCGTCGGCAGTGAGACCAATGCGCGACACCATCTTAGACATAAACTCATTGGGCTCAAGGCTCATTCAGCGAATCCTTAAAGTAGGGCTTTGT carries:
- a CDS encoding roadblock/LC7 domain-containing protein; this encodes MAISTEKLTNILQSFVTSTTDIQGAAVVTPDGLPLAASLPGGMDEERVSAMSAAMLSLGDRIGSELARGGIDRIFVEGDKGYGILTSCGEDAVFLVLADKAAKQGLLMLEIKRTLADLKAVLM
- a CDS encoding protoglobin domain-containing protein codes for the protein MSLEPNEFMSKMVSRIGLTADDRKVLQSTADWGLEIAPEMADYFYEYLGRDAEMSAILNESEGRIHRLRETFVDWFHEMFTGMDNWGDAYAERRWRIGLIHVRIGIGPQHVVPAMAVVVHEAGKRAQTDGKNDQLRDALAKICMVDLAFIEQAYIEVSSAAVLQETGWSEGLFRRLVKTGATAM